The genomic window GGTGGATGGTGGCATGACTCATAAAATGATCTACGTGTGAGGAGCCAGTGGCCAGTGAGCAGTGAGCAGTAGGCAGTTGGCAGTAAGCAGTCGTCATTGAGAATTCTGCTTGCTGCAAACTGCTTACTGTAAACTGCCTACTGCTTGCTGCCCACTGCTAACTGAATTTTATTCATGAGATATCTTTGCATCTTTCTGGTTGTATCTGGAGTGAAAGTTCGATGATACGGTCACGGGAGAGGAACGGTGTGCCATAGTGTTCTACCGAAGCGGCTCCTGCGGCCACCGCCCGCGCCATGATTTCAGGCGTCATGATTCGACTCGGGAAATAGTCTGCACAGAATTGGCCGAGCAAAGCATCACCGGCGCCTGTGGTATCGATACATGACACGACCGGGGATGCGGCAAACCAGATGTGGCCCCGTCCCGCGAACCAGGCTCCCTGTGCTCCGTCGGAAACAACGATGGTTTCATGGCTGCCCATGAGCTTGCGGAGTGCATTTTGCAGCGCCGCTTTCGTCTCCAGGGCTTCGTGGAGTACGGTTTCCAGTTCTTGACGGTTAGGCTTGATCACATCCGGTTTTTCCGCCAGAGCAGCAGCCAGTGCCGGGCCCGAGGTGTCAAGGACTGTAGGACACCCTGCAGACCGGAATAGACGGATCAGATGGGCGTAAGTATCTGGAGGGAATTGGGCCGGTAAGGATCCAC from bacterium includes these protein-coding regions:
- a CDS encoding 1-phosphofructokinase family hexose kinase, whose amino-acid sequence is MTLTLNPAIDHSLSVSGALTLNAVHTVMAEANTPGGKGVNVAKMLAANGLPVTAAGLLGEDRIDFYKTALTPAGITCKFLTLPYPTRVNLMISDELGHEQKFNCPGFPDLSFDEPTLRTYVQSLTTPEDVVIMSGSLPAQFPPDTYAHLIRLFRSAGCPTVLDTSGPALAAALAEKPDVIKPNRQELETVLHEALETKAALQNALRKLMGSHETIVVSDGAQGAWFAGRGHIWFAASPVVSCIDTTGAGDALLGQFCADYFPSRIMTPEIMARAVAAGAASVEHYGTPFLSRDRIIELSLQIQPERCKDIS